The stretch of DNA attgatagaattctctagtcaccatcaccaagttagtagaacttcgtgatgaactatgatatgcaagggataacggaaacgattcacaagctcttcgtaatgctgaaatcgacgaaggtagaaatcaagaaaaatatcaagtgttgatggtagacaaggccactagtttcaagaaaagggcaaagggaagaaggggaacttcaagaagaacggcaagcaagttgttgctcaagtgaagaagcccaagtctgatcctaagcctgagactaagtgcttctactgcaaagggactggtcactggaagcagaactgccccaagtatttggcggataagaatgatggcaaagtgaacaaggtatatttgatatacagattattgatgtgtattttactagtgttcatagcaaccccttagtatttgataccggtttagttgctaagagCAGTAAATCGAagcgggagttgcagaatgaatagagactagttaagggtgaagtgacgatgtgtgttggaagtggttccaaaattgatatgatcatcatcgcacactccctatactttcgggattagtgttaaacctaaataagtgttatttggtgtttgcattgagcatgaatatgatttgatcatgtttattgcaatacgattattcatttaagtaagagaataaattgttattctatttacatatatggttacacacccaatgaaaatggttcattggatctcgatcgtagtgatacacatattcataatattgaaaccaaaagatgcaaagttaataatgatagtgcaacttatttgtggcactgccgtttagatcatattggtgtaaagcgcatgaagaaactccatgctgatggacttttggaatcacttgattatgaatcagttgatgcttgcgaaccatgcctcatgggcaagatgactaagactccgttctccggaacaatgcagcaagcaacaaattttttggaaatcatgcatactgatgtatgtggtccggtgaatattgaagctcgcggcaggtatcattattttctgatcttcacagatgatttgagcagatatgagtatatctacttgatgaaacacaagtctgaaacatttgaaaagttcaaagaatttcagagtgaagtggagaatcatcgtaacaaaaataaaagtttctacgatatgatcgcagaagtaaaatatttgagttacgagtttggccttcagttaaaaacaatgtgaaatagtttcactactcacgccacctggaacaccacagcataatggtgtgtccgaacatcataaccgtactttattagatatggtgcgatctatgatgtctcttaccgatctaccactatcgttttggggttatgcattagagacagctgcattcacgttaaatagggcaccatctaaatccgttgagacaacaccgtatgaactatggtttggcaagaaacctaaggtgccatttcttaaagtttgaggttgcaatgcttatgtgaaaaagtttcaacctgataagctctaacccaaattggagaagtgcgtcttgataggatacccaaaagaaaatgttgggtacaccttctatcatagatccgaaggcaatatattcgttgctttgaatggatcctttctagaaaaggagtttctctcgaaagaagtgagtgggaggaaagtagaacttgatgaggtaactgtacctgctcccctattggaaagtagttcatcacagaaatttgttcctatgattactacaccaattagtgaggaagctaatgatgatgatcatgtaacttcagatcaagttactaccgaacctcgtaggtaaaccagagtgagatccacaccagagtggtacggtaatcctattctaggggtcatgttacttgaccatgacgagcctacgaactatgagtaagcgatgatgagcccagattccgtgaaatggcttgaggccatgaaatctgagatgagatccatgtatgagaacaaaatatggactttgattgacttgcccaatgatcggtgagccattgagattaaatggatcttcaagaggaagagggacgctgatagtagtgttactatctacaaagctagaattgtcgcaaaaaggttttcaacaagttcaaggtgttgactacgattagagtttctcactcatatctatgcttaagtctgtccgaatcatgttagcaattgccgcattttatgaaatctggcaaatggataaacaaaactgcattacttaatggatttattaaagaagagttgtatatgatgcaaccagaaggttttgtcaatcctaaaggtactaacaaaatatgcaagctccagcgatccatctatggaatggtgcaagcatctcagagttggaatatacgctttgataagttgatcaagcATATAGTATTATACAGaattgcgatgaagcctgtatttacaagaaagtgagtgggagcactacaacatttctgataagtatatgtgaaagacatattgttgatcggagataatgtagaattattctgcaaagcataaaggaatatttgaaaggagtttttcaaagaaagacctcggtgaagctgcttacatattgagcatcaagatctatagagatagatcaagatgcttgataagtttttcaatgagtacataccttgacaagattttgaagtagttcaaaatagaacagtcaaagaagaagttcatgcctgtgttacaaggtgtgaagttgagtaagactcaaaacccaaccacggcagaagatagagagagaatgaaagtcattccctatgcctcagccataggttctataaagtatgccatgctgtgtaccagacctattgtataccctgtcCTGAGTTTGggaaaggagtacaatagtgatctaggagtagatcactggacattggtcaaaattatccttagtggaataaggatatggttctcgattatggaagtgacaaaaggttcgtcgtaaagggttacgtcaatgcaaattttacactgatctagatgattctaaatctcaatctggatacatattgaaagtgggagaaattagctagagtagctctgtgcagagcattgttgacatagaaatttacaaaatacttacggatctgaatgtggcagacccgttgactaaaattctctcacaagcaaaacatgatcacacctcagtactctttgggtgttaatcacatggcgatgtgaactagattattggctctagtaaaccctttgagtgttggtcacatgtcgatgtgaactatgggtgttaatcacatggcgatgtaaactattgatgttaaatcacatggcgatgtgaactagattattgactctagtgcaagcgggagactgaaaggaaatatgccctagaggcaataataaagttattatatatttccttatatcatgataaatgtttattattcatgctagaattgtattaaccagaaacataatacatgtgtgaatacatagacaaacagagtgtcactagtatgcctctacttgactagctcgttgattaaagatggttatgtttcctaaccatagacatgagttgtcatttggttaacgggatcacatcattaggagaattatgtgattgacttgacccattccgttagcatagcacttgatcatttaatttgttgctattgctttcttcatgacttatacatgttcctgtgactatgagattatgcaactcccgtttaccagaggaacactttgtgtgccaccaaacgtcacaacgtaactgggttattataaaagtgctctacaggtgtctccgaaggtacttgttgggttggcgtatttcgagattaggatttgtcactccgattgtcggagaggtatctctgggccctctcggtaatgcacatcacctaaagccttgcaagcattgcaactaatgagttagttgtgagatgatgtattacagaacgagtaaagagacttgccagtaacgagattgaactaggtattgagataccgacgatcgaatctcgggcaagtaacataccgatgacaaagggaacaacgtatgttgttatgcggtctgaccaataaagatcttcatagaatatgtgggagccaatatgagcatccaggttccgctattgtttattgaccggagacgtgtttcggtcatgtctacattgttctcgaacccgtagggtccgcacgcttaaggtttcgatgacagttatattatgagttttgatgtaccgaaggagtttggagtcccggatgagataggggacatgacgaggagtctcgaaatggtcgagacataaagatcgatatattggacgactatattcggacatcggaaaggttccgagtgattcggatatttttcggagtaccggagagttacgggaatacatattgggccttattgggccatacgggaaaggaggaaaagggcctcaagggtggccgcacccctccccttggtctagtccgaattggactagggaagggggcgcccccttccttccttctccttttcccttccctttccttccctcctactcctactatttggaagggctcctagttctactaggaaagggggaatcctactcccggtgggaataggactcccctagggcgcgccatagagagggccggcccctcccctcctccactcctttatatacgtggccagggggcaccccatagagacacaagttgatctttgtgatcgttctcttagccgtgtgcggtgcccccctccaccataatcctcgataatattgtagtggtgcttaggcgaagccctgcgacggtagaacatcaagattgtcaccacgccgtcgtgctgacggaactcttccccgacactttgctggatcggagtccggggatcgtcatcgagctgaacgtgttctagaactcggaggtgccgtagttttagtgcttgatcggtcgggccgtgaagacgtacgactacatcaaccgcgttgtgctaacgcttccgcttccggtctacgagggtacgtagacaacactctaccttctcgttgctatgcatcaccatgatcttgcgtgtgcgtaggaatttttttgaaattactacgttacccaacatgTGGGTTTGCCCCTGGACCGGTACGTGGGCCTGGCCCATCAGGAAACCACTAAAGCTACAGAGTACAAGTACGAGGGAGTAGGCATTGTTCTGGTCATCCAGTGGATCACGGCTTTGGCACGGTGTCTCTCTTCCCCTACCTCTCGTCCTCCTCCTTCTGTTCTTCCTGATCCCCAAACTTTGTATCTCCATTGGTGTTGCTTGTAATCAAAGCTTGTATCCAATAGATATTGAGAGAGGCATCTGGTTCCTTACAGGATCCTAAACACATTTGTTGTTGAATTTACCTTTGGGAGTCAGGCAATAAATATCATGTTGCAGGCCCTGTCAGGCGTGCAATTAAGAGACGAGCATGTGAAGCAACAGTTTACCTGCTTAAATTGGTTGAGGGGCTCGTCGCTACAACTGTGTACAGCAGACTAAATCCGCTCAGCGTCGAGAAAATTCAAGGACCATTAGTGCATGTAGACTACGAATGCTGCatcgtgggcggcggcggcgactgtGCCAGCGGCCATGAGTGCCCAGTCGAGGCCATCGACGAAGTTGAATAGCCTCCAAAAGGAGATCGCGCCGGGAAGGGGCTCGACCTCGTCCTCATCCACATCCTCGTCGTTGTACAGTTTGAGCCTACTGATAAGTGATAAATCTTTTCGCCAACACATTTTAAATCTTACTATCTTACACCTGTCAGCGTACTCGTAAAATGCATAGTTCAAATAGAGTAACGCAGTCTTGGCTTGCATGCTGACTCTTTCATTCATGTCCTAAACCATTGGACTGGAACAGAGGGTCAATTCGACAGACACAGCTCTGAGACTTGTTCGCCACACAAGATTGGACCATCGAGAGAAATGCCAGGCGTGCCGAGCCTAACTCTGGCCAGCATGGCGTGCACCGGTGGTGCAGAGCAGAAAGCTAGCGCATCCTGGGCCTGGAGAGATCACATCGACTGTCGACTTGCTGCTAGCAAACGTCTGCTCATCCGGTCTGCAAAACTACAAGGAGGCCTTCCCCCTGAGGACGTGAGAGTCTCTGCTCGGCACCCTGACCACGAGAAGCTTCCATCAACAACATTACAACAACAGCAGACCCAAGGCCGGGGCTGCTGGCTCTTTTTTGCACTGGAAATAGCCAAGTCTGGTTGCATGGTTTGGTACTCTAGTTGAAGTGGTGTCCGTGTCGGATGCAGCTTGGACAGAAGAGGCATTTTTTGTTGGTAGCATTGGTGCTGCTGGGCCTTGCCCATGCCTCGGGCGGACGATTCGGCTGGTCACGAACTCGCCATGACAGGACTGTGCAGCCGCAGGAGATGCAAAGCCAAAATGGCCAATTGGAGCGAGGAACGAGGCCCCGGGTGATGCAGGGTGGCGCAGTGACAGGCGGCCTTGGTTCTATTCATGCTGCCAGACTGCCATTTCTTGCACTATCCTAAAGCATTATCCTAGAGACGGGGCGAATGGCTGTTACTACATAGAATTAATAGTGTTTTGCTATAGTAAACTGACTATTAACTGCGTTGCTAACAAAAAGGGACATCCATGCTCCGTACCTATACATATGCAATGCTCCTCTGTATCGAGATATATTGTAGAGGCGAATTTCCAAAAGAATCGAGTAGAAGAAGAAAACAGAAAACGACTCGCCTGTTAATTCGACATGGAACAATCTGGTGCCTCGGTCTTGATAACTCTGGTGTTGTACGAGCCACAGGCGGCGCATTTGTGATACAACGAGTGGAACCGAGAAAGCCCTTTTTCCGCAGTCGTTACAGAGTATATCCTGGAGCAATCAGGCACAGCGGCAGCGTAAATCCTTCAGTCAATGGAAAGAACAAAATCAGAATGAGAGAAATAGTGTACCTGGCATCGGTTCCGGTATTCCTCAGGAAGCTCTTCTGCAGCCAACAAGCCGTCGAGCATTCCAAAATACACCTACAGAGAAACAGAGGATATGGACTTCACATTAAATTTGTTCGCTTTGTTTTTAAAAGAAATGTGGCATTAATACAGAGGAAATTGTTAACTCGAAAACAATAGCTTCTAAAATTTCTAAATTTCATGAGATAGAAGAACACAATCATCAGAGGGAAATGCAGAAACAGTTTTGGCATCAAGTGGCACAACTTACCGTCATATCTCCCAAGGATTTGCTGCAGATTGGACCCTCCCGAATCCCAACACCAGCATCTCCCCACCGACTCGTCTTCGTATGGCGACGGCGACTCTGGCAACTTCGAGACGTCGGACTCGGACAGCGGCGGGAACGGCCCGTGGGCACCAGATCTTCTCTACCTGACGGCCTTGTGGCGGCTCAGGCGCAGCTGCCAGCCCCGTGCTCCTTCAGACGAGGGGAGAGGCGGTCAAGGAGGAGGGGATGGTGGAGGGCTGGAGCTCGGCTATGAGAGAGGGACGGGGACGACAAGGCGAGGAGAAGTGGCGGACGCGGCGGCGCCAGGGCGTGGAAGAGTGATGCGGACGCGGACGCGGCGGAGGTAGGAGACTCACACTCTCTTTCTCCCCAGATCCGACGAGGCGATGACGACGATGGAAGAGAAGAGGCGGCGGCTGCGTTGGCGTGCGGTGCGAGAGGTTGCGTGTGCGGAGAGAACGAGAGAGGTGGGTTGCGTGCGCTGTGCTCGATACCGGAGGAAGTTGCCTCGAAATTTCCTGCGCTGATTAAatctttttttcctttcaccAACGACAGTAAATCTTTGGACGTGGCATAGGCGAGAAGTTGCCCTTACCGCCACTGTTAAAGGGTTTTATATGAAAAGATTAAGAGCCTGTTCTGATTCTCTCCAGCTTCACAGAACTCCACATGTTCAACTTCTTCTCCTCGCTTCTAACTTCACATAGCGATCCCAGGAGTGTTCGGTTCCATCCACAGCTTCTCCCACAGCTGCAGCCCGGTTGGGAGGGCTCTGGCCTGTTAGGCATAGGTTGGGCCGAGTGGATCTAGCCCAATTAGGAGGGGTACTCGTTCGAGCGAGGCTGAGCGTAACGATTCGAGCTGCTCGTTTTCTTTTCGAATGGAGAGGCGGTGAAGCGGTATCTTTGGCGGTGGCAGTTGGGTGTAAATTGATCGAACTCCACGCTTCGCATTTTGGTGGAGCTGGGCCAACCTTGCTTCTCCTTTTTACATTAGGGGATGGTTTAGCTTCTCAGATCTAGCTTCTCACGGCTTATGCGTTCGGGTCAGCTTCTCGTGTGAAGTTTGCAGAGTTGAGAGCTGGAGAGAATCAGAACATGCCCTAACTCTAACAAGTTTGTGGTTTTCCTTTTTTAGAAAAAGAGGACGACCCCTcgcctctgcatctggacgatgcatacggccattttattaattattgaCACAAAACCGTACAGAGTCATACACCAATAAGTCTAAAGCCACCAAACTAAGCAACAATTGTCGCTATCCCTATCCAGTTGATGTAGGGGCGCTGAAAGTCTGGGCCTAATATCAAACAGACCAcgcagccaaacctaaacatCTAAAGACTTGAGGTCCCACCCAGGACGCCTGTCGGGTATGGGCACCCACCAGTCCGGCGTGTTTCTCAACCAGGAcccctgccgggtatgaggccgccgcagccacctgccacgaATTCATCTTCAGAGTTGTACTGCTGCATTAACCTTGGCCGGTCCAactgccatcgacgccaccatgacgccagGCAGCGTCaccctcctgcgcgagtccatctccgcTCATCAGGCGCCGAGTCTCCACTGCGCCACGCCGCCGAGATCCGCCGTCATCAATGGAGCAGACGAAACACCGCTCCTCCTCTTGTCCCCTCCAACCAGCACTCgctccaaaacgatgcccccATGAGGGAGAACGATACTGATAGCACCTCGTCCGATCCGGtagacccagatctagggtttcccccagaACTTCCCGATCAGGTTGATGAGACCTGCAACGTTTATGGTTAGTAACTTCTCATAAATAACATAAGGGGTGATCTGGGCATCGTTGCCTTCCTGCCTGTTCACTAGGCTCTCCGGTCACACTGACATTTATTTCTTCTCTAATGATAGCTATTGCCATAATTTTCACAGTATTTTCTTTATGATTTTCATTTTTCCCCATACTTCCAGTTCGAAAAAAGGTTCGCTCCCCTGCAAACTCAGTTTGAGATCTCACGCTATGAGAAGTTTATCTTAGAAGCCTGGTTATGGTTTGCAGATATTTCTAACTATCGAAGTCTTTGAATCCATCTAGTAAGTAAATAAAATGTTATAAAAGATTGAACACATGGCTAATATATGTTGTTAATGATATTTCCACCTCCACCGTACTAGTTGAACAGAAGGTACCTGTTGCCTATAATGGCGCCCTTGCATCTCTCCAAAATCTGGATACACTTCACGTAGTATCTGCTAAAAAAACGGTGAGAAAGCACCAAAACATTTATACCTTGATGCATCAGATCTAGATAAAAACAGATTTGCACAAAACTAATAGAAGAAATGGCAAGGACGTGCTGACCTTCATAAATCTGTTAGGACGTATAGGTCTACCATTATTACCAAGTCGTACTATAGTTTGATGTAGAGCATCAATTAGACCATGCCCTGATTGACTGGCGATTCGAGTTCTTGGACCTTTTAGGTATCTGGAAAAGAAAAATAATAGACAATGGTTAGCCTATATAATCTGAGGTATAATCAAAGAGGAAATTTGAGGGGGTAGTGATACCTTTCCAACTCCAATTGCAGCTCTGGGACAGTTTGACAATACTGTAATGTGCAACTTGCGTAGCAACTATTGCCCAGATTGATAATAGCCGCTGGCCCTTTTGTTGTTTCAGCTTTATCCTCTGAAATGATCAAAGCTTCAACTAGTGCCCTAACAGAATGGTGTAACTGTTCAGATGCTTCTCCCGGGAGCTTATCACTAACAAGATTTTTGGTTTTTGAAGCTTCTTTTGATGCACGCCCACAGTCAGTTTCCACATTATTGACACTTTCTGCTACCTCTTTCTTATTGCCATTGGCACCATGTGGTCTCGGCCCTTTGTTGCGTTTAAAATGCAAGACAGGTTGTATTAAGAACTTTGAACCCTCGTGCTCATCATCCCCTGTCAACTCATCGTCCAGATCATCACCAATGGGCCCCTCTTTGCCAAGTTGCACAGGCAAATTTACTAACTCGAACCTTCTGCGAACTGTGCCTTCCCTATAGAACAATCTAAGGTCTTCTAAGATTTCTAGATGAGGCCACAGCTCTGCTTCGAAGGGTGTATCATTAAGGTCTACAGGCCTTGTTGCTgcctcctctctctttccctcccATTTATCTGCTGTAACATCTTCGGTTATCTTCAAGGCCATGATGGTTCGCTTGGACCAACGTCTTGCTTCTGTCAGTAGTGTAGTACCAAACAGGATACCACACATAAAATTAGTCTTTGCAATCATGAATACTCGATCTGACCTTCCCGCCTCTGACAGGTGCACAATAAAAACTTCTCCAGATTTTATTACATCAGTTTCTGAAGGCTGAGGAGCTATGCTGTTGACATTTCTATACATGATATTAAAAGATTTGACTAAGCTTCTATAGCCAAGTGACACTGTAGCAGCAAAATGGTGCGCCCCTGACCAAGGAAGCTGCTGAGCACCCTCGATAAAAATTGGCAACTTCTTTCGTAACTCATCCAACTCCTTCCCACTCATACTACTGCTCGTCGGAATTCTGTTTTCCTAGATCTTCTTTTGATTTCCTTCGCTCTGCGCAACATAACCATCGAGATACCCTGTGGGGCCATCAATAATGGCGGCCATCCATCTTCCATCAAAAACAATAAGATGTGCATCAAAGCGGCTATCTGGGGTGATCCACGTGGCGAACCGCGAAGGACAGTTGCGCTAGAGGTGAGAGCGGCGCACGATTGACTTCGTCGCTACCCAACCACTGCTCGTTTCCTTCGTCCAGAAGGAATA from Triticum urartu cultivar G1812 chromosome 3, Tu2.1, whole genome shotgun sequence encodes:
- the LOC125543260 gene encoding uncharacterized protein LOC125543260 isoform X1 — its product is MTVYFGMLDGLLAAEELPEEYRNRCQDILCNDCGKRAFSVPLVVSQMRRLWLVQHQSYQDRGTRLFHVELTGESFSVFFFYSILLEIRLYNISRYRGALHMYRYGAWMSLFVSNAVNSQFTIAKHY
- the LOC125543260 gene encoding uncharacterized protein LOC125543260 isoform X2 — protein: MTVYFGMLDGLLAAEELPEEYRNRCQDILCNDCGKRAFSVPLVVSQMRRLWLVQHQSYQDRGTRLFHVELTGVE